Genomic DNA from Hordeum vulgare subsp. vulgare chromosome 2H, MorexV3_pseudomolecules_assembly, whole genome shotgun sequence:
CAATGTCGACCCTCCATGGTCTGGCCCAATGTCcccgttgaaattgaaggattagaattccttgtcgCTCCCATGTTATggagttcttccaacattgacctTATACTaggaatggactggttgaaagctcatacggcttcaatcgtttgtgccaccaagaccgtccacctcctacatccttcaaatgaattaataagctatcatgctcatctcgtccgagatgctgaggcacggctatatgccttgaatgcattaaatgtgtcgcctcttgaagggatcaaAAACATTATAGTTGTCCATgatttccaagatgtctttctagaAGAGCTTCCGGGGATTcctcctgctcgagctgtcgagtttgtcattgacttggtacacggtaccactcctatcgccaagcgtccctataaaatgccaccacatgaacttcttgaacttaagcaagaaattgacaatttgcttcgtctgggtttcattcATCTGAGTTCctttgcttggggagcaccttctctctttgttaagaagaaggatgggacaagtcgtttggttcaagactatcgtcctatcaatcaggccactattaaaaacaaatatcctcttcctcagataaatgatctgtatgatcaacttgctggttcctcaatcttctctaagctcgacttgaggttgggataccactagATCCGTGTTCTCAAGGAGGATATCCCAAAGACcgtctttgttactcgatatggatcatacgagtacaccgtcatgtccttcggcttaaccaatgcaccggcaaccttctctcgattgatgaattatatattcacggactacctcaaaaaaattgtcatggtatatctggatgatattctggtatattcgaagaataaagaagagcatgccgaacatctttgtcttgtactggataaccttcgggagcataaactttatgcgaagtattccaaatgtgagttctggctggacgaagtgacgtaccttggtcatgtgatctccaaggatggtattgcagtcaaccccaaacgatttcaagctattcttgactggactcccccgaagaatgtcaagcaagtcaaaagttttctcggactcgccagctattgccgtcgattcatcgagaacttgcccttaaccaatctgcttcagaagggtgttaagtttgagtggactgataaatgtcaggaaagtttctaggcactcaaggacaaactgacatccgctccggtacttgctcctctggatacgaaaagggatttcattatatattgtgatgcttctcgtcaagggatAGGTTGTATCCTCATGAaagatcgcaaggtgattgcttatgcctcatGTCAGCTGCgtactcatgaagagaactatccagttcatgatctcgaacttGTCGTAGTTGTACATTcactgaaagaatggcgacaataccctctcggtaatcgctgtgagatCTACACCGACCATGAAAGTCTGAAGTATCTGTTCACTCACCCGAATCTGAATCTACGCCAacagagatggatggagcgtatagcacatTTTTACTATGGTATATCGTATACccccggcaaggctaacgtaatggttgatgccttgagCCGCAAGTCATACTACAACCACCTCCCGGTTCATAGGGATCATGACCGTCTTGAAGAGgagttccgtaagctgaacctccatattgttcctcagggttatcttattccccctcctgaagagtttcgcaagatgaacctccgtgttgttaatcagggttccctcagtaacctggttgctgaaccagatcttgtgggcaCCATCATGGCTATGCAAGGTTATGACGATGATGTCGAAAGAATTAAGCGCTACCTTACAGAAGGTAAACCCTCTTTTTTCACTGTTGTTGAAGATggtgccttgtacttcaagggtcgcctattcgtcccaagtaAAAAAGGAAAACCTCAGAATGAGCGGAAAGGTGATGAAAGATTGAAAGAAGCTCATGATAACCCGTTGTCTATgcatccgggtagtaccaagatgtaccaagacatccgtcaaGGATTCTGGTGgccaaatatgaaacaagacattgcacggtaCGTTGCAGAGTGTGATATTTGCCGAcgaatcaaagcagaacatcaaaagcttgttggaactctgcaacctatctctattcctgaatggaaatgggaccatgtcgaaatggactttgtcactggatttcccggatctcagaaaggtaatgatgctattcttgtcgtcattgactgactatccaaagttgcacattttctagccgtcaaagaaacaattaatgctagtcaactggcagatctttatatgtccagaattgtttcacttcacggaatTCGGTTGGTAATCAGcttggaccgtggcagcttgttcactttaaAATTCTGggtaagttttcagaaggctatggggactcatgtgtccttcagcaccgcatttcaccctcaatcccagggacaagttgaacgagtcaaccaaattctcggtgacatgcttcgagcttgtgtcatttctttcggtgagaaatgggaggaatctctcccgtatgtcgagttctcctacaacagtagttatcaagctagtctgaagatggcccctttcgaagtgttgtatggacgaaggtgtcgaactcctctgggtcagaaactggggaacgatcactcttcgatccagatattatccaacatgctgaagatcaagtctgcgttattcatgagaatctgaagtctGCCGAGTCTcatcagaaaagtcagtatgaccgtaatcatcaagatatggtctatcaacctagcgaaaaggcttatctttgtctcacatcaatgagaggtgcacaccgttttgggatcaagggcaagctagctcctcgctatattggccctttcactgttctcgaaaggcgtggaaaagtagcttatcaattggaactaccggcgaacctttcgcaggttcatgatgtcttccatgtgtctcagctccgtcgctgcttcaaagatcatgttcgagcagtggatcatgatatgcttaagctgcaacaagacctctcttataaagagcatccggtctgcattctcgatcaggctgaacgtcagactcgacGCAAGATCACCAAGTTCCATAAAGTGAAGTGGTCAAATCAATCtgaagatgaggccacttgggaacgcgaggaccatCTTCATGATGTATACCacaagctctttccttctacctcttaattctcgagaCAAGAATTctcgttagtaggggagagttctgACATCCCCGGAGTATGCTACAgtaatcattgtaattaagctacagtgatggcCAAGATTAAGCTAATGCTTTTGCTAATCTATTATGATCACAGTTGGAAACAAACTCTGATTCAAAAATCTTTTTGCGATTCAGTTTCATTTCAACAGTGGATTTAAAAGTTTTGTGATCTTTAAATTaaaaatcatgcttgggtggcaAATAATTCCTAGGTATTTATAAAATTGAAACCAATATTTTCCAAGCATTTTAgtgcctcaaaataattaaaactgAGGCCGAAACGATTATTAAATCTCGTGTCGCATTTTACTATAATTAAATAAATTCTAAACCTCCCCAAAAATAATTGTGGCATGTTATTAAATTACCATAAAAATTGTGAGGCAAGTCCTACATTTTTCTAAAAGTAATTTTAGGCACtaaaaaaataaaattgaataaaaGATAAAAGTAAAATAATAAATTATATAAAAAAGGGGGAAAAGaatcccaccccccccccccactcggcCGGCCCAACCAACCCAGCCACCCCCATCGGGCCACTATACCCTCGGGGGTATAAAAACACCCCCAAAACCCTAATCCCCACCTACCCCCTCATTTCCTCCCACCCCACTAATTAAACTGATTAAGAGTTAATTAAATCGTAATTAAAACTGTgtcaatgacatgtgggacccactggttagagtTGCTAGTCAATAGGGCTGTTGAATGCTGATGTCACAGTGACATCATGCTAATGTCATAATTCTAATTAATGAATTTAAATAATCCATTTTTTCTGAatactaataaaactttaaaaattaatgtaAAATACACCGCAAGTcacatgaaaataatttgtacatgaaagttgatcagaaaaacgagacgaacccgggtaTGCTATCTGTTCGTctttcacgcgtccctagcaatggcgaacatggaactttttcatCCGTTTCGCCTCACCAGTAGTAGTCAcacacccgggaaatatcatctgatattttccgatCCATCTATGACGGATGATATTACGTTAGCTCATGCGTAGCCCTGCATaagtgcatattgccatgtcatgcatcgtgttgcacctgttgttgttatttattgtttcttcccccctcttcttaccggtagaccccgagactcacGTTGCTGCTGGGTACGACTACCCACGtgatgaccagccctttgccgcagagcaacaaggcaagcaaaccccaccttgatcattcctatatcgcttaTTTCTTTCTccttcatgcttgcattagaattttgctactattgtagatagctcctattctaatgcatggcctgtttttgatgaaccgcTACTTTATTGTACCGCAATCTAAATTATTTAGAATAGGTGGAGCGGTCATCCCCTTCGACCCCTTAGACCGGTTGCCCCAGCTATTTCGTCAAGTCTCGATaaactgatcgacgagccaagaccggaCACAACACTCAcatccccttagttgtacgacgttgcaaagctactatcgagtaccgagggcggcacctcgttacgtactcaaatgttagcgttgtagtgtagttgaccggtgGTTGTTCTcctagggtgattcctccttcaccacctccgataacgactctgtcgtacaacccctcaatcATGGTccaccgagggtgattcctccctgaccaccttgacggttacatcattcggaatccatcaagggtgatacctcggatccctctgatgttacaaccacacagttacttgaccttgttactgggtACACTGATGGAtgatgtgttgcgggtggattcccgcgtggatgtgtcgatgagttaattaaaatgctaaggatttgggtatttgattgggttggtcggagaccttttcgcactagccggctacgcgggagaagctatgggtactcgatgtcgtggtatcagccgaagctcttcacacgtcagcaatggagcggcgcgcgcccgagtggtctggattatCACCGTTCTTGTACAAGAGGTGCGAGGACTAACATCGGTCGGCCTCGCAACGTGCAAAAGCGcaatgggtgatgggcccatgaaccctgcgcGCCTTGGATTTAGAACGGCggactggcctctctgttgagtctaggtggggctgtgacatgttgatgttccgaggctagccatgacccagaaaagtgtgtccggccagagtttatcaagcgtgaagggaaacttggtgcacccctgcagggaagaaattaactattcggatagccgtgtccacggttacgggacgacttggagttgtgccctgatcttatacaacttgaacgattacttaactagaatgtttgCTCTGAGATTGCTTcctggagtcgaggaagaatctctaggtgtgactttaattaatattgctgcaacaatacgaCTATATATTTGTGTTACCTATTCTACTCTCGTATGTTGctacaagacccctgaagatgctagtcttcgataggactagtcttctctctctattctcgcattactcgagtcagtccacataaaacccctccctttgatactgatgcatacttagcatagttctgatgtcagtcttgcgactattttggatgagtactcaccgttgctttgctccctcttttcccctcgatccgttgctgcggccagatgatggagcccaggaaatGTCGTATCCCGCTGcggccagatgatggagcccaggaaatGTCGTATCCcgtcgacgacgactgctaccccaacgatggctactactacgtggaggccgctgacgaccaggagtagttaggaggttcccaggcaagaggcgaggcctccttcgaTCGTCGTATCTTttatgctagccttctctaaggcattatcatgtttcatgtttgtactcatatatttgttgcttccgctgactcttgtgtttatcgagcttctgtattctagccctcgaggcccctggcttgtaatatgaagcttgtttgtttttatttgtgtctagagttctgttgtgatatcttccggtgagttcttgagcttggtcgtacgcatttgcgtgtatgattagcgtaagaTCAAATCAAGGACGTCACATAGGTAAACAATAGCACTTTGCAAAGTTAAAGCAGTTTACAATTATGAGGAAGTTGAAGCAGTTTGCATTTTGACAGAAAAGTTATTCATTGGGCTCGCAATCAAGTTCTATATAGCATGACGGAATATATTGTCTGTAATTTGTGCACCATGTTtgacaagaatcatagattaatTATGTATTTTATTCATGtaacacatactccctccgttcctaaatataagaccttttagagattgcactataaactacatacggatgtacatagacatattctagagtgtagattcactcattttgcttcgtatgtagccttctaatgaaatctctaaaaggtcttatattttggaacagagggagtactatgtATGCAACTTATATTCttgtgtttttattttgttcatcATAGTTATACAATATTTGGTTATCGTCGACATTTGTTTTCCATACCATTTGGACATCACAATGATATATGTCCtgacataagcaacataatcatgGCAGACGATTCAACAGGTTCATGATTATACATGCAAACATACTTTCAAGCTTTGGTTCATGTTGTTGCAGATAGTATACAAAACATAGAGAGTTTAGCTACAGGCGGAGAAGCAAATTTCATGAAAATCACACGTGGAAGTTTTCAGAAAAGATCCAAAACAGTTTGAACTACAGGTGAGGGCAAGATCGACATCGATGCAAAACCATCAAGAACAAACCCAACCCCATTTGTAACATACGAAGTATGACCAGTATGGTTTTAGAAATATAACTTTTCTGGTGAAAACAGTCCTTGAAGAACGATAGGAAAAATAGTTACCTTCTCAGTAATCAGTTGTACAAATTCAACACTTGAGTACAGTCATGGTACTGAAATCAAGACAACGTAACATCCCATGTTAACTTTTTCTCTTATTTGTGAAGACTTAATGCAAGAAAACTTGGCTAGCCAGACAATCTTTTGCTTTAAGCAACTCCTGCCTTGGCTAGCTCCTCCAACTTCTTGTCAATCTGGGCTTCTGTCAAGCCATCCAAGCGAACGCACCTCTCCACACCCATATCTGACCAGTAGACACACAGTTATATGACACACCGAATACATTAGCTTCGATTCATTAATCCAGTATTATATGCATGAAACAAAAGAAAGGGCGTATATGGAAATTTCAAGCCAAAATTAAGCATCAAATGTGAAGGAACGAAATATTTGGTAATCCATATTCAGTTCTTTGTTAATCATAACATGCCTAGCCCTGTGTTTGCAAAACCGTAATAGTTTATCACTTTTTCTCAGTTAGTATGGGTTGTCTGCTTCCTTCAGTACATGACCTATCTCTAAATTGACAGTGCAAGACACAAGTGCCGCAACTGAGTAAACAATTGCATAGCCTTTTCTTCATTTATTATTTAGTTCTTTAATTAGCACATATCCATTTGGAGCATTGTGTGCAGGATTTGAAGGCCCGTTACATGATCTTAATCCGTGCTTCCTTTCTCAGCTACCAGGAAGCCCGTAGGCATCAACATTCCAGACAcacttgaagaagaaagagagctGAGTCAGAGCCCAGGAAAAACTACATAAAATAATTACTGGATTCGCTATAATGAGTTCCAAATCCCAATCCCAGTCGAttgacctagatcaggagttgtgGTAGCTTCAGATAGGCCAGAGTTTGCACAGAGTCATTGATCTTGAGTGAAACAAAAAACGGTACCACACGCAGCAGCTAACACCAAAAATCATAATATGCATCAGTTAACATAGTTCCCAGGGTATTTACAAATTGAAATGGGCCAATCATTTTTCCAAAATGAATCTATTTTCTTCACAATATTGCTTATCGGCATAAATATATTAGAGTTATATGTTTGCGGGTCTGTGAGATAAAACCTGATTGACATAATAAGGCCCTACTTCTATAAGGATAATGCAGTCATATACATTTTACTTTGGATAATTGCATGATAGTAAGTTAGCAACATAGAAGAGTTATGACAAGAAGAACTTAGTGGTCGAAGGCTGCAAGAAAATGCTTATTAAGGATATCCTACCTTGTATTAGAAAGTTTGGCATTGGACCAAACTCTTTCCTGGTTTGTTTCCTAGAACTTTTTTAGGGGGCACGAAGCAATTTCGTCAAGCTATTGCATTCAACCACACACAAGTCTTACCAACTTCTGTTTCCCCGGGACGAGACTTAAACAATTAAGTCTCGTCTCGTAGAAACAGATGTTGGAAAGACTTAATTTGACAACCGCATTCACGCAACATGATTGTTCAATTGTAATATACTTCTGATACTAAATCATCTTAATGCACTATAGTTTACCTATAGCAAAGAATGACAGAGCAAGAGAAAACCAAAGGAAATGGATGCACTATGCTGCGTGATACAAGTGGTGAGGGCAGCATTTGGGCAACATCAAAATTCTTTTCCACACCGACGCATAAAGATGAAAATTCCTCCCATCTCACGTGCTCAAAATTTTCGAGATGAACGATAGAGATCTCTGTGGAACCGTACAACCTCGCATGGATATCTGGACAGGTCCCAAGTCCCCGCTTGCAATATCTCGCAAGATAACAAGATCCGGTAGTTCCAATCGAAACATTTCACACTTGAAAGATGCAAGGGTTCCGATGATCGATAGACCGGGTCAGACCCTCCGGGTAACCATGGCAAGAGCAAGATCTCGCGTTCCTGGCAAAGATGGGATCGAGGGCTGCTTaccgtagcgcgcccagagctgaGGCTCGACGCCGGAGCACTCGCGGATGAGGACGGGGAGGGTGGggttgcgggtcttgatgtcaccATAGTTCTTCTTCACGAACTCCCTGCGAATCAGATCACAAATCCAACACCACGACATGAGGGACGAATCGATTGCAGAGAGAGAAATGGGGGAAGAGAAGCAGGTGCGTGGGTGCTACCGGGCGGGGCCGCTAGCAGGCGAGGACTGGCAGAAGAGGAAACGGATCTCCTTCACGTTCCGGGATAGGCTCGCCCGCCACGCCATCGCCGCCGGTTCCTTCTTCCTTGGATTCTCTTCTATTCTGTTCTCGAACCCCTTCGCTGCCCGAGTTGTATCTTCCTCTGCTGGGGAAGCCCAGCTGCAGCTGTCTCGTTGGGTTGGATTCACATCCACGCCGTCCGATGCGGAAAACGGTGTATGGCCGTCAGATTAGGGTTCCGCTCCACAAAAGTATATTTCCCCGGAGAAAAAGATAAAACGATTTCCTACGAGTGACCCGGCTCAAAACTGCGCCGGTCGCCTCACGGACACGAAGCGCCATCATGCTCTTGGATTTGACTACATAGCCGCGCCGCATCATCGTCTTGTCGTGCGGCCGCTACTAATGAATAATCACTTACGATAGCGTGTCTCGCTGCGAGCtcataaaatacaaaaaaaagttGCATGCAGTGGCAGACTATCGCAGAGGTGCAAGGCAGGCATGCATACTCCAAAAGTCACGGGACCGACAGTAAACTAGTGTCCTGTGCTGCGCATGCATACTCCAAAAGTCACGGGACCGACAGAAAACTAGTGTCCTGTGCTGCAATACAAAGGAATAGGGTCCTCAAATCCATCCTTGAACGTTGCATGCAACTGTTAAATATCACTATTTTTTCTCCTTGACCCTAAACTGATAAGTTGTTCTTGGTTGTCAGGTTTAAACTTCTTACTTACTACATTACAAGTAGTCAAGTTTAAATTGTCA
This window encodes:
- the LOC123426435 gene encoding NADH dehydrogenase [ubiquinone] 1 alpha subcomplex subunit 2, whose translation is MAWRASLSRNVKEIRFLFCQSSPASGPAREFVKKNYGDIKTRNPTLPVLIRECSGVEPQLWARYDMGVERCVRLDGLTEAQIDKKLEELAKAGVA